A stretch of the Triticum dicoccoides isolate Atlit2015 ecotype Zavitan unplaced genomic scaffold, WEW_v2.0 scaffold233797, whole genome shotgun sequence genome encodes the following:
- the LOC119345404 gene encoding protein ROOT HAIR DEFECTIVE 3-like yields MLFQGRLTRALAEPVKEFLRSARYNTWEVIKTLLVSETIAAAADLKNDLSDLELDDGTVKELLSRLRNHGRSLVESKAKEEAKTISIRMKDRLTILFNADMSRVRNGKVDIQAIAESARDECMMMLCIISTIWLDGDGDTFENFCSLLVLDKSCQLDPLASISRKKELILKAGTLISPDNCKFLWSQFMVHVDCIVTLVLHVE; encoded by the exons ATGTTATTTCAGGGGAGACTTACAAGAGCTCTAGCCGAACCAGTCAAGGAGTTTCTACGTTCAGCTCGATATAACACGTGGGAAGTTATTAAAACGCTTCTTGTAAGCGAGACAATAGCTGCTGCTGCGGATCTTAAAAATGATCTTTCAGATTTGGAGCTCGATGATGGTACAGTGAAAGAACTGCTTTCAAGGCTAAGAAATCATGGAAGGAGCCTTGTTGAATCAAAGGCAAAAGAAGAAGCTAAAACGATCTCGATCCGCATGAAAGACAG ATTAACGATATTATTCAATGCCGATATGTCAAGAGTAAGGAATGGAAAAGTAGATATACAAGCAATTGCTGAATCTGCCCGCGATGAA TGTATGATGATGCTTTGTATAATATCGACAATTTGGTTAGATGGAGACGGTGATACCTTTGAAAACTTTTGTTCCCTACTAGTACTTGATAAGAGTTGCCAATTGGATCCACTGGCCTCCATCTCAAGGAAAAAG GAGCTGATTCTAAAGGCGGGAACTTTAATCTCCCCTGACAACTGCAAGTTTCTCTGGAGCCAATTTATGGTTCACGTTGA